One Symbiobacterium terraclitae DNA window includes the following coding sequences:
- a CDS encoding ABC transporter ATP-binding protein encodes MLRLEHVSAAYGRIRALTDLSLEVPDGKIVALLGANGAGKSSTLKVVTGLLRPTAGAVTFDGHDLTRRPAEAIVPLGISMAPEGRQVFTQLTVAENLRMGAYSRRDAAGVRRDLEWVLSLFPRLRERYGQEAGTLSGGEQQMLAIGRALMARPRLLLLDEPSLGLAPLVVREIFATIRQVNAEGMSVLLVEQNANLALQVAHHAYILETGRLVLSGPAGELRQNPDVKRAYLGG; translated from the coding sequence ATGCTTAGGCTGGAACACGTCAGCGCCGCATACGGCAGGATCCGCGCCCTCACCGACCTCTCCCTGGAGGTGCCCGACGGCAAGATCGTCGCCCTGCTGGGGGCCAACGGCGCCGGCAAGTCCTCCACCCTCAAGGTGGTGACCGGCCTGCTCCGCCCCACCGCCGGTGCGGTCACCTTTGACGGGCACGACCTCACCCGCAGGCCCGCGGAGGCCATCGTGCCGCTGGGGATCTCGATGGCGCCGGAGGGGCGGCAGGTCTTCACCCAGCTCACCGTGGCGGAGAACCTGCGCATGGGCGCCTACAGCCGGAGGGACGCCGCGGGCGTGCGGCGGGACCTGGAGTGGGTGCTCTCCCTTTTCCCCCGGCTCAGGGAGCGCTACGGGCAGGAGGCGGGCACGCTCTCGGGCGGCGAGCAGCAGATGCTGGCCATCGGCCGCGCCCTGATGGCCCGGCCGCGGCTGCTCCTCCTGGACGAACCCTCGCTGGGCCTGGCGCCGCTGGTGGTGCGGGAGATCTTCGCCACCATCCGCCAGGTGAACGCCGAGGGCATGTCGGTGCTGCTGGTGGAGCAGAACGCCAACCTGGCCCTGCAGGTGGCGCACCACGCCTACATCCTGGAGACCGGCCGGCTGGTCCTCTCCGGCCCGGCCGGGGAGCTGCGGCAGAATCCCGACGTGAAGCGGGCGTACCTGGGAGGGTAA
- a CDS encoding acyl-CoA synthetase — MINAVGDWLGRRALHTPFREGLVVMPGAQRAGLGNPGGQPLRLTYDQWNRMANQLAHFLHQRGVRRGDRVAVLAQNSLEMLNLLFACGKLGAIFVPYNWRLTVAELRPLVADTDPKLFFYGPHFRQAAAELQPPGPVALEEIDLSGYPEFAPPAEEVQLEDPWMILYTGGTTGRSKGAVLSHRAVLWNAWNTISGWTMSPDDRVPILTPFFHTGGLNVFTTPLVELGACSILMGPFDPGELLDAVTNERLTVIFMVPTMFKMVMDHPRFAETDFSRVRFLISGGAACPEPVQLAYRAKGCLFKIGYGLTEAGPNTFGMPDHRSWEKPGSVGFPLPHVQLRIVAEGGQECGPNEVGELLIRGGHVFSGYWRNPAATAEAVQDGWLHTGDLARRDAEGFYYIVGRKKEMFISGGENVFPLEVEDAIYQHPAVAECAVVGIPDPKWGEVGKAFVVLKPGASLTAEELIEHCRGLLAKYKIPKQVEFRTELPKSAAGKILKRELK, encoded by the coding sequence ATGATCAATGCAGTCGGCGACTGGCTGGGGCGCCGGGCCCTCCACACCCCCTTCCGCGAGGGTCTCGTGGTGATGCCGGGCGCGCAGCGGGCCGGCCTGGGCAACCCGGGCGGCCAGCCGCTGCGTCTCACGTACGATCAGTGGAACCGCATGGCCAACCAGCTGGCCCACTTCCTCCACCAGCGGGGCGTGCGCAGGGGCGACCGGGTGGCCGTGCTCGCGCAGAACTCGCTGGAGATGCTGAACCTGCTCTTCGCCTGCGGCAAGCTGGGCGCCATCTTCGTGCCCTACAACTGGCGGCTCACGGTGGCCGAGCTGCGGCCGCTGGTGGCCGACACCGACCCGAAGCTCTTCTTCTACGGCCCCCACTTCCGGCAGGCCGCGGCCGAGCTGCAGCCGCCGGGGCCGGTGGCGCTGGAGGAGATCGATCTGAGCGGGTATCCGGAGTTCGCCCCGCCCGCTGAGGAGGTGCAGCTGGAGGATCCCTGGATGATCCTCTACACCGGGGGCACCACCGGCCGCTCCAAGGGCGCGGTGCTCAGCCACCGGGCGGTGCTCTGGAACGCCTGGAACACCATCTCCGGCTGGACGATGTCGCCGGACGACCGGGTGCCGATCCTCACGCCGTTCTTCCACACGGGCGGCCTGAACGTCTTCACCACGCCGCTGGTGGAGCTGGGGGCCTGCTCGATCCTGATGGGCCCCTTCGACCCGGGAGAGCTGCTCGACGCCGTGACCAACGAGCGGCTGACGGTCATCTTCATGGTGCCGACGATGTTCAAGATGGTGATGGACCACCCCCGCTTCGCCGAGACGGACTTCAGCCGGGTGCGCTTCCTGATCTCGGGCGGCGCCGCCTGCCCGGAGCCGGTGCAGCTGGCCTACCGGGCGAAGGGCTGCCTGTTCAAGATCGGCTACGGCCTCACCGAGGCGGGGCCCAACACCTTCGGCATGCCGGACCACCGGTCGTGGGAGAAGCCGGGCTCGGTGGGCTTCCCCCTCCCCCACGTGCAACTGCGCATCGTGGCGGAGGGCGGGCAGGAGTGCGGCCCCAACGAGGTGGGCGAGCTGCTGATCCGGGGCGGCCACGTCTTCTCGGGCTACTGGCGGAACCCGGCGGCAACGGCGGAGGCGGTCCAGGACGGCTGGCTCCACACCGGCGACCTGGCCCGGCGTGACGCCGAGGGCTTCTACTACATCGTGGGCCGGAAGAAGGAGATGTTCATCTCGGGCGGGGAGAACGTCTTCCCGCTGGAGGTGGAGGACGCCATCTACCAGCACCCCGCCGTGGCCGAGTGCGCCGTGGTCGGCATCCCGGACCCGAAGTGGGGCGAGGTGGGCAAGGCCTTCGTGGTGCTGAAGCCGGGGGCAAGCCTGACGGCGGAGGAGCTGATCGAGCACTGCCGGGGGCTGCTGGCGAAGTACAAGATCCCGAAGCAGGTGGAGTTCCGGACGGAACTGCCGAAGAGCGCAGCGGGGAAGATATTGAAGCGGGAACTGAAGTAG
- a CDS encoding DNA methyltransferase, whose protein sequence is MTDLRSQHSYDFSSLTCDPDWSFSSLSAKETSEGTHAYHSYPMRFVPQLVRKVLQHYTPPGAVIMDPFMGSGTTIVEAALKGHAVIGIDVNPLAKLITDAKVTPIDPVLLSHRVDCMFERAERMKGTAKAPFEPRASERIDFWFPPSQREKLEALLAAIQAERNGDVRRLLMCGFSNILKCCSLWYPGSTKPVRSDKRRRNPEDPFKAMSRQLRIMAERNEELFEYWGPTSAMRRPPIKTLCRDIRLMRLPASSVDCVITSPPYVTSYDYAELHQLSLLWLGYAANHQDIRPSFMGAVHGLHPSQHPTRELGSNLAASIVDDLRESPAEPHLVRAVTKYYQDMWLFVRKARRVLKPGGVLVLVIGNTVLRGVLVRNAEALAEMGEKQGLRLTQVIRRRIPLKSIPQRRDPVSGRFTSHQGGTANAYPEEYVIVMNA, encoded by the coding sequence TTGACAGATCTCAGGTCGCAACACTCCTACGACTTCTCCTCGTTGACCTGTGATCCTGACTGGTCATTCTCCAGTCTGAGTGCCAAGGAGACGAGTGAGGGAACTCATGCTTATCATAGCTATCCGATGAGATTTGTTCCCCAGCTAGTCAGGAAAGTGCTGCAGCATTATACACCCCCTGGGGCAGTGATCATGGACCCCTTCATGGGCTCTGGCACTACAATCGTTGAGGCAGCCTTGAAGGGGCACGCTGTCATAGGTATTGACGTTAATCCTCTTGCCAAACTCATTACCGATGCCAAAGTCACTCCGATAGATCCAGTGCTACTGTCGCATCGGGTGGACTGCATGTTTGAGAGAGCAGAAAGGATGAAGGGGACCGCGAAGGCACCCTTCGAACCAAGGGCGTCGGAAAGGATTGATTTTTGGTTTCCTCCATCACAGAGAGAGAAGTTAGAAGCCCTCTTGGCTGCGATTCAGGCAGAACGCAACGGTGATGTACGGCGCTTGCTCATGTGTGGTTTCTCCAATATCCTGAAATGCTGTTCGTTATGGTATCCGGGAAGTACAAAACCCGTTAGGTCAGACAAGCGAAGACGGAACCCGGAGGATCCCTTCAAGGCGATGTCGCGTCAGCTACGGATTATGGCAGAGAGGAACGAAGAACTCTTTGAGTACTGGGGCCCCACGTCCGCTATGCGTCGACCGCCGATCAAGACCCTCTGCCGCGACATCCGGCTGATGCGGTTGCCTGCTTCATCGGTTGATTGCGTGATAACCTCACCCCCCTACGTTACTTCCTACGACTACGCTGAGCTGCATCAACTTTCACTGCTATGGCTTGGATATGCTGCGAACCACCAAGATATTCGTCCTTCATTCATGGGCGCAGTTCATGGGCTTCATCCGAGTCAACATCCGACGCGGGAACTGGGGTCCAACCTGGCCGCGAGTATTGTTGATGATCTGCGGGAATCCCCAGCCGAGCCGCATCTGGTGCGCGCCGTGACAAAGTACTATCAAGATATGTGGTTGTTCGTACGCAAGGCCAGAAGAGTGCTGAAGCCTGGAGGAGTTCTAGTACTTGTTATCGGCAACACCGTCTTGCGTGGTGTACTTGTTCGTAATGCTGAAGCTCTTGCTGAGATGGGGGAGAAGCAAGGCCTTCGTCTGACTCAGGTAATAAGGCGGCGCATCCCACTCAAGAGCATTCCGCAAAGACGTGACCCTGTGAGCGGCCGGTTTACGTCTCATCAGGGTGGTACCGCGAACGCATATCCAGAGGAGTATGTGATTGTGATGAATGCATGA